In the Methylomonas rhizoryzae genome, one interval contains:
- a CDS encoding PilZ domain-containing protein, with translation MKSEKRVHRRIKPRGLQAGLTVSAADREISLDADILDISYSGIRVKLKKPIASHLTGNIKINLILPESNAPFCVHGVLKHQSADDECGIHYIDHVHGSIDDLMFECVELDETTVFIKTH, from the coding sequence ATGAAGTCAGAAAAGCGCGTTCATAGAAGGATTAAACCGAGAGGTTTGCAAGCCGGTTTAACCGTTAGCGCTGCGGATAGAGAAATTTCCCTGGACGCGGATATTTTGGATATCAGTTACAGCGGAATTCGGGTTAAATTGAAAAAACCCATCGCTTCCCATTTAACCGGTAACATTAAAATCAATTTGATTTTACCGGAGTCCAACGCCCCTTTTTGCGTGCACGGGGTGTTAAAGCACCAAAGCGCAGACGACGAGTGCGGGATTCATTACATCGATCACGTCCATGGTTCGATCGACGATTTAATGTTCGAATGCGTGGAACTGGACGAGACCACCGTTTTTATCAAAACCCATTAA
- a CDS encoding Ig-like domain repeat protein — protein MSAFLHGYAYEAQRRSNPLACCGVILAMAWSAPVRPTTVTLLPSQDTPIYADDGVTTFTFATHSNGAGETLFVGTNGTGSARRSLLQFDLNVLPAGSVVTDARLTLFCDREPSSDYQTLSLHTVTEAWSTGASNSDALGTPGQGASAEPGDSTWYYRSWPSTDNPNGLTWNTPGASFDSAVLVSRQVGPLSVGGDRRSVYVWNSAAMTDALNAWLTDPSSNFGWIMTGNEKQTRTVKRFISSEGRVNNWLKPNLILEVDIPDQAPAVLSLISSGNPADDRQNIDITALLLGGNAPTGTVSFSDGNTPIAGCEAVPLSGGQAVCRINKILTGTYWINARYAGDGSNPATAANILRQDVDEPSTVSDNSTTTVLSASQDSSAAGSSVTFTASVRGGLGPAGLVTFMDGTQTLCSGVVLEHRSASCTKATLKQGMHKIRALYSGDGSNLASNSKSLSYTVLAGQAVCNPASKPQMAPMQTVWSVRVGDTLHITTAATDCWQREIALQTYKLPAGAEFSQRYDAGAVKQIGEFTWQPNEGEVDTVKTIRFGATVSGIYGRKQVIGSAVKIRVLPPENHDADCGKFSRPVLDDLPERLTIPANQTLQVQVSASDCWNRILTLNTGRLPAGATFEQSFDQASGKQTGVLRWTPQASDAQRRKRVRFSASASGLYGRKSSMNRKLTVEVLLPQQANLPDAELAAAVERVRISAARWHAQSQQLEVRGKIVWKRGVSRGVKANALVEVVQLKAGGDVLATGQAGIAGNWRLFVDLVSAPGSVQAEFRDTLSEAASVR, from the coding sequence ATGAGCGCGTTTTTACATGGATACGCTTACGAAGCTCAACGCCGGTCGAATCCGTTAGCGTGTTGCGGAGTGATTTTGGCGATGGCGTGGTCTGCGCCGGTCCGGCCGACGACGGTGACTCTGTTACCCTCTCAGGACACGCCGATATACGCCGACGACGGCGTGACGACGTTTACTTTTGCCACACATTCCAACGGGGCCGGTGAAACGCTGTTTGTAGGTACCAACGGTACCGGCAGTGCGCGCCGCAGTCTGCTGCAATTCGACCTGAACGTATTGCCGGCGGGCAGCGTGGTAACGGATGCGCGCTTGACCTTATTTTGCGACCGGGAGCCGAGCAGCGATTATCAGACGCTGTCGCTGCACACCGTTACCGAAGCCTGGAGCACCGGGGCTTCCAATTCCGATGCCTTGGGCACGCCAGGGCAGGGAGCGTCCGCCGAGCCGGGCGACAGTACCTGGTATTACCGCAGCTGGCCGAGCACGGACAATCCCAACGGTTTGACCTGGAATACGCCGGGCGCTTCCTTCGATTCCGCCGTGTTGGTCAGCCGGCAAGTCGGGCCGTTGAGCGTCGGCGGCGATAGGCGTTCCGTTTACGTATGGAACAGCGCGGCGATGACCGACGCGTTGAACGCCTGGCTGACCGATCCGTCAAGCAATTTCGGCTGGATCATGACCGGCAACGAGAAGCAAACCCGCACCGTCAAGCGCTTTATCAGCAGCGAGGGCCGAGTTAACAATTGGCTGAAGCCGAACTTGATTTTGGAGGTCGATATTCCGGACCAGGCTCCGGCTGTATTGAGTTTGATATCGTCCGGCAATCCGGCTGATGACAGGCAGAACATCGATATTACTGCCTTGCTGTTGGGAGGGAATGCGCCGACCGGCACGGTGAGCTTCAGCGACGGCAACACGCCTATAGCCGGTTGCGAGGCGGTGCCGCTGAGCGGCGGCCAAGCCGTGTGTCGGATCAATAAAATATTGACCGGCACCTATTGGATAAACGCGCGCTATGCAGGCGACGGGTCTAACCCGGCTACTGCCGCGAACATCCTACGCCAAGACGTCGACGAGCCGAGCACGGTCAGCGACAACTCGACCACGACAGTGTTAAGCGCGTCGCAGGATAGCAGCGCCGCCGGTTCGTCGGTTACTTTTACTGCCAGCGTCCGCGGCGGTTTAGGCCCCGCCGGCCTCGTCACGTTTATGGATGGAACGCAAACGCTGTGCAGCGGGGTGGTATTGGAACACCGTAGCGCGAGTTGCACCAAGGCCACGCTGAAACAAGGGATGCATAAAATTAGAGCCTTGTATTCCGGTGACGGTAGCAATCTGGCCTCCAATTCCAAATCATTAAGCTATACCGTGTTAGCCGGACAAGCGGTTTGCAATCCCGCCAGCAAGCCGCAAATGGCGCCGATGCAGACGGTGTGGAGCGTCCGGGTAGGCGATACCCTGCATATAACGACGGCGGCGACCGATTGCTGGCAGCGTGAAATCGCGTTGCAGACCTACAAATTGCCGGCGGGCGCGGAGTTTTCGCAACGTTACGATGCCGGCGCCGTCAAGCAAATCGGCGAATTCACTTGGCAACCTAACGAGGGCGAGGTGGACACCGTCAAAACCATCCGGTTCGGCGCGACGGTAAGTGGAATTTACGGACGCAAACAGGTGATCGGTAGCGCTGTCAAAATTCGAGTGCTACCGCCGGAAAACCACGACGCGGATTGCGGCAAATTCAGTAGACCGGTGTTGGATGATTTGCCTGAACGATTGACGATTCCGGCAAACCAGACCTTGCAAGTGCAGGTATCGGCGTCCGATTGCTGGAACCGTATCCTTACCTTGAATACCGGCCGGCTGCCGGCCGGTGCCACCTTCGAGCAAAGTTTCGATCAGGCGAGCGGAAAACAAACCGGTGTGCTGCGTTGGACGCCGCAAGCTAGCGACGCTCAACGCCGCAAACGCGTGCGTTTCAGCGCATCGGCCAGCGGTTTGTACGGGAGAAAATCATCTATGAACCGGAAATTGACAGTCGAGGTGCTGTTGCCGCAACAAGCGAATTTGCCTGATGCTGAATTGGCTGCGGCGGTGGAGAGAGTGCGGATAAGCGCTGCACGTTGGCATGCGCAAAGCCAGCAGTTGGAGGTTAGGGGTAAAATCGTCTGGAAGCGCGGCGTGTCGCGCGGCGTCAAAGCCAATGCGTTGGTCGAAGTGGTGCAGTTGAAAGCCGGCGGCGACGTGTTGGCGACAGGTCAAGCCGGCATCGCCGGCAACTGGCGTCTGTTTGTCGATTTGGTATCGGCGCCGGGCAGCGTCCAGGCCGAATTCAGAGATACCTTAAGCGAGGCGGCTAGCGTTCGATAG
- a CDS encoding TonB-dependent receptor plug domain-containing protein gives MLPPVASCPQPRNAVQSAATPKRRFSGIALFSIALRVQAETMMPEFVVTANRLSEMEQRYPDLQEDSGLNPYRVAPSSRLSVQKFSAEQIEALKPTDIFDLLNHAVGVLTLYQGRKIPYSVRIRGDLYFGYIIDGVYVPSEAGARILQNLPVAAIEQVEVVRDSTALTLGPMVDFGRPSGAPNDGFIIVRTRRPLKTEAGALARTESFQTDSESVHAGSAGDLGYASARLNHYQTDGKTDYYMAKESNSGMLRAGLDLFGLRGEFAAYHDETRQQIQAGDPKETLLGLQRWQLAPLRTTFWGGTLSSQFNGIWGEEHSTVFTASGFHVDANQINGTLLPGIAPSMIPNLEDLAGYDLKHTVRFGDTLLRIGGQHMHWDTPTGASYYENFPREEIIRGAFATLEQGLFDRLLTIDLAGRLDDQFIIKGVDHYYADPMRYSLPDIVNRNLPASRFATLGFSLQPGDYLKFNGRAYYAQQGAVQTVIPLPGIQLHPEGQKKAELGLTYERWAAFHPALTGFFVRIQNVKYPARSVRDREGIVTTEWNETNTNRYGFEFMLNGQFRSALGNSRYRFGWTYISGDTTTQDYGRTAPPNTYTFSLQHDADPWQINLSLLRVEKFFSNWKAVDGRLHPIGDFLRMDANLSRSFQAGPAVTRLSLYGRNLLGQNYETQLGFRDPGAMLGIELRLDL, from the coding sequence ATGTTGCCGCCGGTTGCTTCCTGCCCCCAACCGCGCAATGCGGTGCAATCGGCGGCAACGCCCAAGCGGCGTTTCTCTGGAATAGCGCTGTTCAGCATAGCCTTACGAGTACAAGCCGAAACCATGATGCCCGAATTCGTGGTTACCGCGAACCGGCTCAGCGAGATGGAGCAGCGTTACCCCGACTTACAGGAAGACAGCGGACTCAATCCTTACCGGGTTGCACCCAGCAGCCGCTTATCGGTACAAAAATTCAGCGCCGAACAGATCGAAGCCTTGAAACCTACCGACATCTTCGATTTGCTGAACCACGCGGTCGGAGTACTGACGCTGTATCAGGGCCGCAAAATTCCATACTCGGTGCGTATTCGCGGCGATTTGTATTTCGGCTACATCATCGACGGCGTCTACGTGCCGTCGGAAGCCGGCGCCCGCATCTTGCAAAACCTGCCGGTCGCCGCAATCGAACAAGTCGAAGTTGTGCGCGACTCGACCGCGCTGACCTTAGGGCCCATGGTCGATTTCGGCCGTCCATCCGGCGCACCGAACGACGGTTTCATCATCGTCCGCACCCGGCGGCCCTTGAAAACCGAAGCCGGCGCATTGGCCCGCACCGAAAGTTTCCAGACCGATTCGGAATCGGTCCACGCCGGCAGCGCAGGCGACTTGGGTTATGCCTCCGCCCGTCTGAATCACTACCAAACCGACGGCAAAACCGACTATTACATGGCCAAAGAGTCCAATTCCGGCATGTTGCGCGCCGGCTTGGATTTATTCGGCCTGCGCGGCGAATTCGCCGCCTACCATGACGAAACCCGCCAGCAAATCCAAGCCGGCGACCCGAAAGAAACGCTATTAGGCTTGCAGCGCTGGCAACTGGCGCCGCTGCGCACCACCTTCTGGGGCGGCACCTTGAGCAGCCAATTCAACGGCATCTGGGGCGAAGAGCATTCCACGGTATTTACGGCATCCGGTTTTCACGTGGACGCCAATCAGATTAACGGCACCCTCTTGCCAGGCATTGCGCCCAGCATGATTCCCAATCTGGAAGATTTGGCCGGCTACGATCTGAAGCACACCGTCCGTTTCGGCGACACGTTGCTGCGCATCGGCGGCCAACACATGCATTGGGATACGCCGACCGGTGCCTCCTATTACGAAAATTTTCCGCGTGAGGAAATCATCCGCGGTGCATTCGCTACCTTGGAACAGGGTTTGTTCGACCGCTTGCTGACTATCGACTTAGCCGGCCGTTTGGACGATCAATTCATCATCAAAGGGGTAGACCATTATTACGCCGATCCGATGCGCTATTCTCTGCCGGACATTGTCAACCGCAACTTGCCGGCCAGCCGTTTCGCAACGTTAGGCTTCTCTTTGCAACCCGGCGATTATCTGAAATTCAACGGCCGCGCCTATTACGCCCAACAAGGTGCGGTACAAACCGTGATTCCGCTTCCCGGCATACAACTGCATCCGGAAGGGCAAAAGAAGGCCGAACTCGGTTTGACCTACGAACGCTGGGCCGCATTTCATCCGGCCTTAACCGGATTTTTCGTCCGTATCCAAAACGTCAAATACCCGGCCCGCTCGGTACGCGACCGCGAAGGCATCGTCACCACCGAGTGGAACGAGACCAACACCAACCGCTACGGTTTCGAGTTCATGCTGAACGGCCAATTCCGTTCGGCCTTAGGCAACAGCCGTTACCGATTCGGCTGGACGTACATCAGCGGCGATACCACCACCCAAGACTACGGCCGCACCGCACCGCCCAACACCTATACCTTCAGCCTGCAACACGACGCCGATCCCTGGCAAATCAATCTGTCCTTATTGCGAGTGGAGAAGTTTTTTTCCAATTGGAAAGCGGTAGACGGCCGCTTGCATCCCATCGGCGACTTTTTGCGCATGGACGCCAATCTGTCCCGCAGTTTTCAAGCCGGCCCGGCTGTTACCCGGCTGTCATTGTACGGGCGCAATTTGCTCGGCCAAAACTACGAAACCCAGCTCGGTTTCCGCGATCCCGGTGCGATGCTTGGCATCGAATTACGACTAGACCTGTAG
- a CDS encoding tungsten ABC transporter permease, with protein MKIKSLLHLLPLLLPIFSACPLPAGADPNPLRVAVVGGLALCGVWDKLTPRIEAATAIKLVTVSADNKEGILPDFSNGKADLLLVHGGDETFQLQALGIGGRQQVWGFNEHVVVGPENDPAGIGAAPNAAAAFKRIAAAHAPFLAFRDPGSHAMVQKIWRRAGIRPTPDWVLPDETADPHDILTFASARRAYVVVGHIPVAFGKLRGDGLKVLLKGDANLRKAYVVMEPGKIHSASPQTRQQAAKVADFLVSPAGQAALVSADAEAGGPWLFSLAGAKDTGGPGSDQGRRQTSSGEE; from the coding sequence ATGAAAATCAAGTCACTGCTCCACCTGCTACCCTTGCTGCTACCGATTTTTTCGGCTTGCCCTCTCCCCGCCGGCGCCGACCCGAACCCACTACGCGTTGCGGTGGTCGGCGGTCTGGCGTTATGCGGTGTTTGGGACAAACTCACGCCGCGGATCGAAGCGGCCACCGCTATCAAACTAGTCACCGTCTCCGCGGATAACAAAGAAGGCATTCTGCCGGACTTCAGCAACGGCAAAGCCGATTTGTTACTGGTGCACGGCGGTGACGAAACCTTTCAACTGCAAGCCTTAGGCATAGGCGGCCGCCAGCAAGTTTGGGGTTTTAACGAACACGTGGTGGTCGGGCCGGAAAACGACCCGGCCGGTATTGGCGCCGCACCCAATGCCGCAGCCGCGTTTAAACGAATCGCCGCAGCCCACGCGCCGTTCCTTGCGTTCCGCGACCCCGGCAGCCACGCGATGGTACAGAAAATCTGGCGCCGTGCCGGCATTCGGCCGACGCCGGATTGGGTGCTACCGGACGAAACCGCCGACCCGCACGACATCCTGACTTTCGCCTCCGCCCGCCGTGCCTACGTGGTGGTCGGCCACATCCCGGTCGCTTTCGGTAAATTGCGCGGCGACGGCCTGAAAGTCTTGCTGAAGGGCGACGCCAACCTGCGTAAAGCCTACGTTGTCATGGAACCCGGAAAAATCCATTCCGCTTCGCCGCAAACCAGACAGCAAGCCGCCAAAGTCGCCGACTTTCTGGTATCGCCGGCCGGCCAGGCCGCGCTGGTCAGTGCCGATGCCGAAGCAGGCGGTCCTTGGCTGTTCTCGCTGGCCGGCGCCAAGGACACCGGCGGACCGGGCAGCGACCAAGGCCGCAGGCAAACAAGCAGCGGGGAAGAATGA
- a CDS encoding TOBE domain-containing protein, which translates to MGEQSQSSDRLPTWLSADLRLVGALDRRIIGLLAAIEEVGSLNMAAKRVGLSYKGAWLMLERANNLAPTVLVSAASGGFRGGNSKLTAAGKYLVSVFKQLEQEHAEFIDHLNRRLAEDPQLLRLLKPLAIKTTAANQWFGTVKSMRAGEIDAEIDVILKSGARIVVTLALAELAPLQIGLNQDVVVSVNAAEIGVIADWSLQHVSARNCLVGQVVRIRDDGVDAEVLIRLDYADSVVATITQTSAGRMGLKPGVIVGAMFKSNAVMLAARNESEVRTSVGNPFEMGKTDDSSDRHMNAPEY; encoded by the coding sequence ATGGGAGAACAGTCGCAATCCAGTGACAGACTGCCGACATGGTTAAGCGCCGATTTGCGCTTAGTGGGGGCGCTGGATAGGCGCATCATCGGCTTGTTGGCGGCTATCGAAGAAGTCGGCTCGTTGAACATGGCGGCTAAGCGGGTAGGCTTGAGCTACAAGGGCGCTTGGCTGATGTTGGAACGGGCCAATAACTTAGCGCCCACGGTGTTGGTGTCGGCGGCCAGCGGCGGCTTCCGGGGCGGTAATTCGAAATTGACTGCGGCCGGCAAGTATTTGGTTAGCGTTTTCAAGCAGCTGGAACAAGAACATGCCGAATTTATCGACCATTTGAATAGACGCTTAGCCGAAGACCCGCAGTTGTTGCGACTGTTAAAACCTTTAGCGATTAAGACGACTGCGGCTAACCAATGGTTTGGTACGGTCAAAAGCATGCGGGCCGGGGAGATAGACGCAGAAATCGATGTGATCTTAAAAAGCGGCGCCCGCATCGTGGTGACCTTAGCTTTAGCGGAACTCGCGCCGTTGCAAATCGGCTTGAATCAAGACGTCGTGGTATCGGTTAATGCCGCGGAAATAGGCGTCATTGCGGATTGGAGTCTACAACACGTTTCGGCGCGCAATTGTTTAGTCGGACAGGTCGTGCGAATTCGCGACGATGGGGTTGACGCCGAAGTATTGATTCGTTTGGATTACGCCGACAGTGTGGTTGCGACGATTACCCAAACCAGCGCAGGGCGAATGGGGTTAAAACCCGGCGTCATTGTCGGTGCCATGTTCAAAAGCAACGCAGTGATGTTGGCCGCGCGAAACGAAAGCGAGGTACGGACTAGCGTAGGTAACCCGTTCGAAATGGGTAAAACGGACGATAGTTCGGATCGGCATATGAATGCACCCGAGTATTAG
- a CDS encoding phosphoketolase family protein, giving the protein MLEHATPISPDSVTVPDVGELQRIDAFWRACNYLAAGMIYLRDNPLLKEPLQPEHIKQRLLGHWGSSPGLSFMYVHLNRLIKKYDLNAIFLAGPGHGAPGVLAPVYLEGTYAEVYPNKGEDEQGMLEFFKEFSFPGGVGSHCTPELPGSIHEGGELGYSISHAYGAAFDNPDLLVAVAVGDGESETGPLATSWHSNKFLNPLRDGAVLPILHLNGYKINNPTLLSRISHQELEQLFLGYGYQPYFVEGSEPAAMHQRMAVVLEACVLEIRRIQQQARMSGIASRPRWPMIVLRSPKGWTGPGEVDGHKVEGFWRAHQVPLAGVRDNPAHLQQLEQWLRSYRPEELFDVGGSLHAELKELAPRGNRRMSANPHANGGLLRKALRMPDFREYAQIVPAPGKVSAENTRPLGQFLRDIMQENMHNFRVFGPDENTSNKLDDVYQVSKKVWLADYLPEDADGGELAADGRVMEMLSEHTLEGWLEGYLLTGRHGFFSTYEAFVHVIDSMFNQHAKWLAMSRAASWRAPVASLNLLITSTVWRQDHNGFTHQDPGFLDVVVNKSPEVSRIYLPPDVNCLLSVANHCLNSVDYINVIVCDKQKHLQYLDMDAAIKHCTKGIGIWAWASNDGGSEPDLVMASAGDIPTKEALAATVLLRQNFPDLKIRFVNVVDLYKLVPAGEHPHGLSDRDFDSLFTLNKPVIFNFHGYPWLIHRLAYRRNNHKNLHVRGYKEKGSINTPLELAIQNEIDRFSLAIDAINRIPALQVSGAHVKEKLRDRQIECRNYAYEMGTDLPEEDQWQWPW; this is encoded by the coding sequence ATGTTAGAACATGCGACGCCTATTTCCCCCGACTCCGTAACCGTGCCCGACGTGGGCGAATTGCAGCGCATAGATGCATTTTGGCGCGCCTGTAATTATTTGGCGGCCGGAATGATTTATTTGCGCGACAACCCGTTGTTGAAAGAGCCGCTTCAGCCGGAACACATCAAACAGCGATTGCTGGGGCACTGGGGATCCAGTCCGGGCTTGAGTTTTATGTATGTGCATTTGAACCGCCTGATCAAAAAATACGATTTAAACGCCATCTTCTTGGCCGGCCCCGGTCACGGTGCGCCCGGCGTTTTGGCGCCGGTGTATTTGGAAGGGACTTATGCCGAAGTCTATCCGAACAAGGGGGAAGACGAACAAGGCATGCTGGAATTTTTCAAGGAATTTTCCTTTCCGGGTGGCGTAGGCAGCCATTGCACGCCGGAACTGCCGGGTTCGATACACGAAGGCGGTGAATTGGGGTACAGCATTTCGCACGCTTACGGCGCGGCCTTCGACAACCCCGACTTGCTGGTTGCCGTGGCGGTCGGCGACGGCGAATCGGAAACCGGGCCGCTGGCGACATCCTGGCACAGTAACAAGTTTTTGAATCCGCTACGCGACGGCGCGGTGCTGCCCATCCTGCATTTGAACGGTTACAAAATTAACAATCCGACGCTGCTGTCGCGCATTTCCCACCAGGAATTGGAGCAGTTGTTTTTAGGTTACGGCTACCAGCCGTATTTTGTGGAAGGCAGCGAGCCGGCCGCGATGCACCAGCGTATGGCCGTCGTTTTGGAGGCCTGCGTATTGGAAATCCGCCGCATTCAGCAACAGGCCAGGATGAGCGGGATAGCAAGCCGGCCGCGCTGGCCCATGATTGTGCTGCGCAGCCCTAAAGGCTGGACCGGCCCCGGCGAAGTGGACGGGCATAAGGTGGAAGGATTTTGGCGGGCCCATCAGGTGCCTTTGGCCGGGGTGCGCGACAATCCCGCCCATCTGCAGCAGTTGGAGCAGTGGCTGCGCAGCTACAGACCGGAAGAGTTGTTCGATGTCGGCGGCAGCTTGCATGCCGAACTGAAAGAGTTGGCGCCGCGAGGCAATCGCAGAATGAGCGCCAATCCGCACGCCAACGGCGGTTTGTTGCGCAAGGCCTTGAGGATGCCGGATTTCAGAGAGTATGCGCAAATCGTGCCGGCGCCGGGCAAGGTATCGGCGGAAAACACCCGGCCCTTGGGCCAGTTCTTGCGCGACATCATGCAGGAGAACATGCACAATTTCCGGGTGTTCGGCCCGGACGAAAATACCTCCAACAAACTCGACGACGTGTATCAGGTCAGTAAAAAGGTCTGGTTGGCTGATTACCTGCCGGAAGATGCGGACGGCGGCGAGCTGGCGGCGGACGGCCGGGTGATGGAAATGCTGTCCGAGCATACGCTGGAAGGTTGGTTGGAAGGCTATTTGCTGACCGGCCGACACGGCTTTTTTTCCACTTACGAAGCCTTTGTGCACGTAATCGATTCCATGTTCAACCAGCACGCCAAATGGCTGGCAATGTCCAGGGCGGCGTCCTGGCGGGCGCCGGTGGCTTCGTTGAATTTATTGATTACTTCCACCGTTTGGCGCCAGGATCATAACGGTTTCACCCATCAGGACCCGGGCTTTCTGGATGTGGTGGTCAACAAAAGCCCGGAGGTCAGCCGCATCTATCTGCCGCCGGACGTCAATTGCTTGTTGTCGGTGGCCAACCATTGTTTGAACAGCGTCGATTACATCAACGTGATCGTCTGCGACAAACAAAAACATTTGCAGTATCTGGACATGGACGCGGCGATCAAACATTGCACCAAAGGCATAGGCATCTGGGCCTGGGCCAGCAACGACGGCGGCAGCGAACCGGATTTGGTCATGGCCAGCGCCGGCGACATTCCGACTAAGGAAGCGTTGGCGGCGACGGTGTTGTTGCGGCAAAACTTTCCGGATCTGAAAATCCGTTTCGTCAACGTGGTCGACTTATACAAACTGGTGCCGGCCGGCGAACATCCACACGGCTTGTCCGACCGCGATTTCGACAGCCTGTTTACCTTGAACAAGCCGGTGATATTCAACTTTCACGGCTACCCGTGGTTGATCCATCGGTTGGCGTATAGACGCAACAACCACAAAAACCTGCACGTGCGCGGCTACAAGGAGAAGGGCAGTATCAATACGCCTTTGGAACTGGCGATACAAAACGAGATCGACCGTTTCAGTCTGGCGATCGATGCGATCAATCGCATTCCGGCCTTGCAAGTGTCCGGCGCCCACGTCAAGGAAAAATTGCGCGACCGGCAAATCGAATGCCGCAATTACGCGTATGAAATGGGCACCGATTTGCCGGAAGAAGATCAATGGCAATGGCCTTGGTAA